Below is a window of Impatiens glandulifera chromosome 2, dImpGla2.1, whole genome shotgun sequence DNA.
TATGATAAAGCGAAGAACATTGCGAACTAGAGCCATCAAGTTATTAATTTTGGTTAGTATGAAGCTTTAATCGCCTTTCTACCCTCACCCCCTTTCATTTTCCCCTTCTCTGATTCTTAGGACAATGTTCTTTTGAAGCTAATTttattgttggatgtaaatCTATCCTTTCCAGGATGAGTCAGACGAAATGTTGAGTCGTGGTTTTAAGGACCAAATTTATGATGTTTATCGATATCTTCCACCAGAGCTTCAGGTAATAATCTACCACCGaggatgtttttattttattttttggcaTTTACATGCTTTTGctagattttatattatttatatattctttttgtaCCTATGTTCTTGCAAGCTTCTTGATGTTGGTTGATGAACTATCAAATCTACTATTGCAGGTTGTCTTGATTTCTGCTACTCTTCCTAATGAAATACTTGAGATAACAGGCAAGTTTATGACAGACCCTGTTAGGATCCTTGTTAAGCGTGATGAGTTGACACTTGAAGTAAGTCATAATAACCTTATTATGTTGATTGTCAGTAGATTggtttatgtatattttaattgtatgtATTATTTGTGTTGTTCTGTGTTTATAGGGCATCAAGCAATTCTTTGTTGCAGTCGAAAGGGAGGAATGGAAGTTTGATACTCTGTGTGATCTCTATGATACACTTACAATCACGCAGGCTGTTATATTTTGCAACACAAAACGGAAGGTATTTTTATTAGGATTTTGATGAATAAATGTCAATTTAGTCATATTGTATTCATTGGTTGAAGTTGGATATTATGTCTCTAATTAGAATGAGGACCAAAAGTTTATTATCTAGGCATCAAGGATTCAGAGCTTTTAAATGACAGTTTTGTAGTTTGAGTCAGTAGTTTTTGTCTGTACTTGTTCTAGTGTTTTTGGAGAAGTTTTTTAATCACAGACCATctttttgatgatttgattattttaaatacatgaCAGGTTGATTGGCTAACAGAAAAAATGCGTAGCAATAACTTCACAGTCTCTTCCATGCATGGAGACATGCCCCAGAAGGAGAGAGATGCAATTATGGCAGAGTTTCGAGGTGGAGAAACTCGTGTTCTGATCACTACAGATGTCTGGGCTCGTGGACTAGATGTTCAACAGGCAATTCCTTATTCTTCTTTATTGTGCTTtctattgattattttttttcaatactGCATCAGAAATGGTTAGATGTACTTGAGCATTAGGACACTTTCCAAACAATGAGCCTATATAGTTTATAGCGTGGGGATGCCTCCCATGTATAGAAAATGAGTATAACCTATATTAAGTCAGAAGATTATAAATGCTCTTAAAGGGTATCTTTAGAAATGTGAAAAATTCTCTTATTATGGTGGATCATGCTGCATGCTTCATTAACTTCTTTTTATGGCCATGTTCATTTTTCAGGTTTCTTTGGTGATAAACTATGACCTTCCAAATAATCGAGAGCTTTACATTCATAGAATAGGTCGTTCTGGTCGATTTGGACGCAAGGTAACTGCTTTATTTgtttactttgtttttatttatattctttcaTTTGTCTCATATTCTTCATTCCAATActgcatttttttattaataaatcctGCTATTAAGCATATCTAGCTGTTGAAAAGAAATAttacatacattttttttatccagATTCAGTTATTGATTTATGTACAATAGAGCTCTCTATCTAATTCTAAGCCATGCTTAATTCAACATATTCCAAAGAGAATATACATcagaaattttaatatatgacTCTAATCTCTGTCTATTTCCGTATATATCcctattaattaaagaatatataaGTATATCAATTATCAAGTGATAGACAAGCTCATGAATAAAGATTTGTTACTTAGTTTGTCAAGCCCCACAAGGACTTGTGCGTATCCCACATGATATGTTCATTATTATTTGCTGAGCATGTAGTTTTGGTAATTTGTGTGGAACTTTCAAGCTGACACTGCATTGCCATGGCAGAGAAAGATGAGCATTTGGGGTTCTGGTTTGCTTAGTCTTCATTATCTCTAGTTGTGAAAATGCAATTATTAGGTGTAATTGCAAAACCTGAAATGAAGGAATACTATACTACACATGTAACTGAAATGtgcattaattttttatgtacaCACAGGGTGTTGCAATAAATTTTGTCAAGAGTGATGATATAAAGATACTAAGGGACATTGAGCAATATTACAGCACCCAGATTGATGAAATGCCAATGAATGTTGCTGATTTGATATGAAGATCATTTTCCGAAGTTGTGTGGGCTTCTGTATCCAGTAATGGCGTGATGCTGCTTGTGTTTTATTTATGCTTTTGTTGTTGGTACTTAGATCttgaatttctttttctttttgtggTGAGGTGAATCGAAAATGAGTGGagtgatcttcttcttcttctaacagAAGGGTGCTTTCTAGTTAGCCACGGTGGTTTGTTTACCAAATTGTGCATGATTATATGATGATACTTAGATATAGGGTCGTCGGGTTCTCCTTAGAGTTTGGAAAGGCAGTTTCTATTCCCTTCTACTATTGGTTTGTCTCACTTTTGTTAATTAGGATATTTCTTTTTCTCTATGCTCTATGATTGTTTCAAAGTTCCTGtctattttattaatggtgATCATAATTGCAagtgtatttattttgtattttattaagaaaaaatatattttttctaagatataatatattgtttgattttggtcAAAACTGTAAATCTATATTGGTAAACCTTGAGGCTTGggttatttaaatcattttcaaataatctatattTACCTCTCTTTCAaggctgtcaaaatcgagagtttgcGTAAAATCGTTAGACCATTGTAAACTCGTATCGTAAACTCGAATCGTAAACtcgtaagagtttacttataaataatattaactattaaattataaatcattcaaaatattttaaacttaataaataaaaatcattcaaaatacttaataaattgttcataaccaacttttaaatcaataaattaaatcatcaacATTTGTCTCATTGTTAACATCAAAATTGTCTAAATCATCCATAGCATCATCAacttcaacatcatcatcaacttcatcatcatcatcatctctttCTACTCCTTCTTTTTCACCATCTTCCTCGCATATTTCTTCTTCGTTTTCTCTAGATTCAGTACTATCTATAAATAAACGTGTTTGAGATGACGATGAATTATACGCATCATTTTCTTCAGTTATCCACTCATCATCAGAAGAAACATCTTCAACGTATTTTCTTAATACTTGCGTGTCATTTAACTTCATGTTGTACATGACAAATACCAAGTCATTCATTTTTTGTTGATGTAGACAATTTCTACGCTTTGTATGCACCTATAGGCAAAGAAgaatattaatgttataattttaaactttgaataattaggtaaacaaaaagaaattaaaatatgtaaaaacataaatataccATTTCAAATGCACTCCAATTCCGTTCACATCCAGATGAACTGCAAGTAAGACTAAGTATTCTAATAGCAAACATTTGTAGCTCTGGACATTCATCACCATAAGAATCCCACCATTCAGCTGGAGACTTTGTGCTTATTGCCATTTTTGCAAATTTAGAACCAAATAATCttgcatttttaaatgattcaagcTGGCTATCTATCTTACTTATCATATTTTCATCTGTTATCATCCTTTCAATACAACTATATAAACCCTTTTTAATCTGAAAATTAGATTTAAAATCACAACTATAATGATATTGAGGATTTAGATAATAACCAGCAGCATGTAAGGGTTTGTGGAGTTGAATTGCCCATCGTTCATCAATGATCTTCCAAATAAGTTCATAACTAAAATGAAGACAAACAATATATTATGAATACAtagataaatgaatattttatataataaaaatcaataaaaatacaaatgttAGTATGTTACTTACTTTCTCTTTATATTGTTGAAGTTGACTCTAATCTTTTCTTTAGCTTCATCCATTTGTTCATAAATAAAACCCATGGCAGGCTTAACATCTGAATCCACCATTCTAAGTACTTTAATTAGAGGTCTCGCAGCTTTGAGACATGTAATTATATTTGACCATAATCGACTACCAATAACCATTGCCTCA
It encodes the following:
- the LOC124925624 gene encoding eukaryotic initiation factor 4A-3, translated to MATTASAGAGGPSVVPANRGRRAAMEDDEKLIFETSKGVEPIMSFDEMGIKDNLLRGIYNYGFEKPSAIQQRAVLPIIQGRDVIAQAQSGTGKTSMIALTVCQIVDTSSTEVQALIVSPTRELAAQTEKVILAIGNFISIQAHACIGGKSVGEDIRKLEHGVQVVSGTPGRVCDMIKRRTLRTRAIKLLILDESDEMLSRGFKDQIYDVYRYLPPELQVVLISATLPNEILEITGKFMTDPVRILVKRDELTLEGIKQFFVAVEREEWKFDTLCDLYDTLTITQAVIFCNTKRKVDWLTEKMRSNNFTVSSMHGDMPQKERDAIMAEFRGGETRVLITTDVWARGLDVQQVSLVINYDLPNNRELYIHRIGRSGRFGRKGVAINFVKSDDIKILRDIEQYYSTQIDEMPMNVADLI